The genome window cACCAAAATGagaagcactttgtgattccTTGCACACACAGAGCCTCTGCTTATGTCACATGTGCTTCTTCAACTTAGAATTCAAGCTCTTCTCAGTCGACTCGCTCTTTGGACACAAACTGGTATTCTTGTGATTTTCATTCACTAACCACAAAGTCATCAACGTCGCttatgagcatctagtctggtcaagcaggggccgacatagaggaaaaaaagtggaaaaaacaactatttatagCCGGTGggaaatataagatattcattatgatattagacagaattgcaaagtaaaagtgcttgttttgatataaaatgattcacaataaaaacatatttatgatgcacaaaaatggagaattaaattgaaaatttactAAATAATGaggaggataattgtgattaaaacagcttaaatatatgcaatttcatgttgagtgtaatacatttaataaagcaatgattacaatcgaatgtcttattactattataaaaatattgccggcaaatacatttagtcttaaaTTCTGTCtgtattccatcacctcgcacaatGGTGGGccggccgcatgtaatcgattggagggccacatgtggcccccgggccaccagtttgacacatgtgactTAAAGCATTTTTCAGCTTActgttaattttatttcatcaaataTTTTGGGTGTCAGCCGTTTACAGCGACACAGCTTTAAAATCAAGGGAAAAacctcccactcccactcccactctctGCTCCACAGTCCTTCTTGACCCGCCCACTAACGTGACAGTGAACAGCACGGGGAAGCAAGGCCAGCTCAACGTGAGCTGGGTGCCGCCTTCTCTCAAGTACATGGACGACAGCATGGTGTACGAGATCAGATATGCGCCAGCAGACAGCCGTGTGGCACAGgtacgctgctgctgctgctgctgcttacccCCCAAACATTGACTGTCTGTCACATTAGATTATGGACCGCACTGATACGTTGAGGACTCTCACAGGTGGAGGAGGCACGAGCCGGCTCAGAGTTGATCCTGACGGGTCTGCAGCCGGCCACCGCGTACAAGGTGCAAGTGCGCGCGAAGCTGGATGGGATGAGCTACAACGGCTATTGGAGTGCCTGGAGTGAGACGGTGTTCATGGAAACACTGCCTGCAGGTgagacttcattcattcattcattcattcattcattcattcattcattcacaaaagCTGTACAAGTTATATAATCATTAAAGAGGATTATGTGACTTTACTGATCTGTGATGGCTCCTCCAGAATTCGACCCACTCATCGCGTCGCTGACTCTCGTCATCGTCTTCATCCTCATGGTGCTGTCGCTCACGATGCTTCTGTCTCATCGCAGGTTGGTCCCACGAGGATCGGGACACATTATCTCATCACATTCAAATTCATGGCCAACTTTGCACACTGagagtttttttatttcattttctgtgtctgtgctcctTTTCTGCAGCTTTCTCTCAAAGAAGATTTGGCCCATTATTCCAACTCCAGACAGCAAGTTCCAGGGGCTTTTTACTGTTTATGGTGGGAACTTTCAGGTGAGAAGTCTCCAGCCACACTAATGATGGTGCTTTAGCATCATTTagctcatttatcatttatctgCCTGGCTTTATTGTCTCTTTTCCTCCAACTGTTCTACTGCAGAATTAACATTAACTTTCGCAGGACAAtgtttataaatcaagtgaaaagcagaagctcattttctttttgacagCAGCTCTATCGCCCCTGTGTGGCTATTGAGTAAATTGCTATTTCTATTATGATCTATGGTCTGGACACTGGTGTGAGAACATTCGATGGTTGCTGTTGTTTTACGGTCTCttttctcttgttgttgttgtacaggAGTGGTTGGGACACACCAATGGAGGCTTGTGGGTGACGCCGGCTCTCCTCTACTCCGAGGAGCGGCCCGCTCCCCTGGAGGTGCTCTCGGAGCTAATCCCCCGTCCCTCACTGCCCTCCCCACCTCTGCCACCCAAGCTTTCCAGAGCTTTGCGTACGGACAAGAAAGAGGGCAAGAAAGGGCAGGATGAGAGAGAGCCGGCGGAGAGAGGCAATTCAGCTCAGACAGACGgatggagagcagcagcagcagcatcagcaccatCAGCACCACACGACCACTGGCTGGTGGACCGCTTACGGGCCCTCCACCAGCTGCCCATGCCCTGCTCTCAGTCCTCTCTGCTGGAGTCTCAGGACACCTACGTCACCCTCAGCAATCACAATGAGAGTGAGCACCAGGATGACACTCTGGAGGAGGCATTACCCCTCGAGGTGCTGTTTGCTCCCAGAAAACGAGAACTGTGTGAATCCCACTCTGACCTGGGCTCCGGGCAGCAGAGCTCCGGGTCAGGTCGTCTGTCGTCACAGTCCAGCTTTGAGTACCCGAACCAGGCGTGGGCGAACAAAGGCCCCG of Solea solea chromosome 16, fSolSol10.1, whole genome shotgun sequence contains these proteins:
- the epor gene encoding erythropoietin receptor encodes the protein MRCDRLSRVLALYLMLCALRTTSIVQGARDFEKKVSIVLNEEPENPKCFVEGKNDFTCFWEEDEEKAGSVDQYSFTYAYQYENSSQCPLRALPAAGGKKLFICHLNQFQMFERMFIRVHREGIMIHNRSLLIELTFLLDPPTNVTVNSTGKQGQLNVSWVPPSLKYMDDSMVYEIRYAPADSRVAQVEEARAGSELILTGLQPATAYKVQVRAKLDGMSYNGYWSAWSETVFMETLPAEFDPLIASLTLVIVFILMVLSLTMLLSHRSFLSKKIWPIIPTPDSKFQGLFTVYGGNFQEWLGHTNGGLWVTPALLYSEERPAPLEVLSELIPRPSLPSPPLPPKLSRALRTDKKEGKKGQDEREPAERGNSAQTDGWRAAAAASAPSAPHDHWLVDRLRALHQLPMPCSQSSLLESQDTYVTLSNHNESEHQDDTLEEALPLEVLFAPRKRELCESHSDLGSGQQSSGSGRLSSQSSFEYPNQAWANKGPGYTYMAVADSGVSMDYSSMSRFDDIGKVVIYANDYKNEIPAHRPPVLPRQHAVHDEG